A section of the Flavobacteriales bacterium genome encodes:
- a CDS encoding methylated-DNA--[protein]-cysteine S-methyltransferase — protein sequence MSTAIRRTRAPELFAPLHVAVVEGPIGKVFLESDGALITRVSFEALTGNRGRVPPLLVEAARQMEHYFSGKRRTFDLPLQRLGTRFQRLVWQAIDEIPYGRTMTYQAIGERIGGRALGRTVGHACGSNPLPILVPCHRVIASDGLLTGYVGGLWRKKWLLEHEGALPRELFADPPR from the coding sequence ATGTCCACCGCCATCCGCAGGACCCGGGCACCCGAGCTCTTCGCCCCGCTTCATGTCGCGGTGGTGGAGGGCCCCATCGGCAAGGTCTTCCTGGAGAGCGATGGTGCGTTGATCACCCGTGTGTCCTTTGAGGCGCTGACCGGCAACCGGGGCAGGGTGCCCCCCCTCCTCGTGGAGGCGGCCCGGCAGATGGAGCACTACTTCAGCGGAAAGCGCAGGACCTTCGACCTGCCCCTCCAACGGCTCGGCACCCGCTTCCAACGACTGGTCTGGCAAGCCATCGACGAGATCCCCTACGGACGTACGATGACCTACCAGGCCATCGGGGAACGTATCGGCGGCCGCGCGCTCGGCCGCACCGTGGGTCATGCCTGCGGAAGCAATCCGTTGCCCATCCTGGTGCCCTGCCATCGGGTGATCGCCAGCGACGGCCTGCTCACCGGATACGTGGGCGGGCTCTGGCGCAAAAAGTGGCTGCTGGAGCATGAAGGTGCATTGCCCAGGGAGCTCTTCGCCGACCCGCCTCGCTGA
- a CDS encoding 3-hydroxybutyryl-CoA dehydrogenase, which translates to MEVAIIGAGAMGSGIAQVAARAGHQVRLLDARPGAAQGAVDALRTTLSALATKGRLTPSDAAETGDRLQAVGSMADLTNAGLVIEAIVEDLSVKRGLFAELETVVRRDCVLATNTSSLSVTAIAGACVHPERVIGLHFFNPAPLMPLVEVVPGLVTADGLAEQACQRMSHWGKTPVICKDTPGFIVNRVARPYYGEALRILEEGLADVATIDHAMRAVGGFRMGPFELMDLIGNDVNFAVTRSVFEAFFFDPRYRPSLTQQRQVESGRLGRKSGRGFYDHTGTAAPPTPKDDPELLNAICWRIVVMLINEAADALYLGIADRDALELAMTKGVNYPKGLLRWADEVGLDHCLSTLEHLQAEYGEDRYRPSPLLRRMVREQRNFHG; encoded by the coding sequence ATGGAAGTGGCGATCATCGGGGCTGGGGCGATGGGCAGCGGGATCGCCCAGGTGGCGGCCCGGGCCGGTCATCAGGTGCGGCTCCTGGATGCCCGACCGGGTGCGGCACAGGGCGCCGTGGATGCCTTGCGCACAACGCTCTCCGCGTTGGCCACGAAGGGAAGGTTGACGCCCTCCGACGCTGCGGAGACCGGCGACCGCTTGCAGGCCGTAGGCTCCATGGCCGATCTCACCAACGCAGGACTGGTGATCGAGGCCATCGTCGAGGACCTGTCGGTCAAGCGCGGCCTCTTCGCGGAGCTGGAGACCGTGGTCCGGCGCGACTGCGTGCTGGCCACCAACACCAGCAGCCTGAGCGTGACGGCCATCGCAGGCGCCTGTGTCCATCCTGAACGCGTGATCGGCCTGCACTTCTTCAACCCCGCGCCGCTGATGCCGTTGGTGGAAGTGGTGCCCGGCCTGGTCACCGCGGATGGGCTGGCCGAACAGGCCTGCCAACGCATGAGCCACTGGGGCAAGACCCCGGTCATCTGCAAAGACACCCCCGGATTCATTGTCAACCGGGTGGCCCGCCCCTACTATGGCGAAGCGCTGCGCATCCTGGAGGAAGGACTGGCCGACGTGGCCACCATCGACCATGCCATGCGCGCGGTGGGCGGCTTCCGCATGGGACCGTTCGAGCTCATGGACCTCATTGGCAACGATGTCAATTTCGCCGTCACGCGCAGTGTGTTCGAGGCCTTTTTCTTCGACCCGCGCTACCGCCCGAGCCTTACCCAGCAGCGCCAGGTGGAGAGCGGTCGGCTGGGCAGGAAGTCCGGGCGGGGGTTCTATGACCACACCGGCACCGCCGCCCCACCCACGCCCAAGGATGATCCGGAGCTGCTGAACGCCATCTGCTGGCGGATCGTGGTGATGCTGATCAACGAGGCTGCTGACGCGCTTTACCTGGGGATCGCCGACCGTGATGCCCTGGAACTGGCCATGACCAAAGGGGTCAACTATCCGAAAGGCTTGCTGCGGTGGGCGGATGAGGTGGGCCTTGACCACTGCCTGTCCACCTTGGAACATCTTCAGGCCGAATACGGGGAGGACCGCTATCGACCGTCTCCGCTTTTGCGCAGGATGGTGCGCGAGCAGCGGAACTTCCACGGTTGA
- a CDS encoding SGNH/GDSL hydrolase family protein yields MRRSLLGRIGYILFLLVFTVACVELGARYYLGHVLHKASENKFRFNSYRVYEHVPGYEEREGDHVRMAINANGFRRSSDVPQVKPPGTVRIFFLGGSAAHGISSAAPYPVVHVDQTETVDAHLERLLNQAMPGQRIEVINAAVTGYQVFQHTQYLITELLSYDPDMVIFFDGANDHFVNDTNYRYMEDFRYQFWRPRLQEPSAGGLFTYMGHWLSRHSAAFRGYMAWSMIRDAVRCGERVDWQAAYVDDATTVRNHKAVARDQFLRAIETNLFLLQRDSVKAVLCLQPMLVLREPALLAAEERAFLHQDPNVKALYPVVLGELSDVAHRWHVPLVDLNVPFNDPQHRGRQLLIDYCHLNGAGGEVCAQALLPVVQLLLRPSPVDSLATAPEGSGT; encoded by the coding sequence GTGCGCCGTTCCCTCCTGGGACGCATCGGGTACATCCTCTTCCTTCTCGTGTTCACCGTCGCCTGCGTGGAACTGGGCGCCCGATACTACCTGGGCCACGTACTGCACAAGGCCAGCGAGAATAAGTTCCGCTTCAACTCCTACAGGGTCTATGAGCACGTCCCCGGCTATGAGGAGCGCGAGGGCGACCACGTGCGGATGGCCATCAACGCGAATGGGTTCAGGCGTTCGTCGGATGTGCCGCAGGTCAAGCCGCCCGGTACGGTGCGCATCTTCTTCCTGGGCGGGTCGGCCGCGCACGGCATCAGCAGCGCCGCCCCCTACCCCGTGGTGCATGTGGACCAGACGGAGACGGTGGATGCCCATCTCGAGCGGCTGTTGAACCAGGCCATGCCCGGGCAGCGCATCGAGGTGATCAATGCGGCCGTCACCGGGTATCAGGTGTTCCAGCACACGCAATACCTGATCACCGAGCTGTTGTCCTACGACCCGGACATGGTGATCTTCTTCGACGGCGCGAACGACCACTTCGTGAACGACACGAACTACCGGTACATGGAGGACTTCCGTTATCAATTCTGGCGCCCGAGGCTTCAGGAACCCTCCGCGGGCGGACTGTTCACGTACATGGGGCACTGGCTTTCGCGACACAGTGCGGCCTTCCGCGGATACATGGCCTGGAGCATGATCCGCGATGCGGTCCGGTGCGGTGAACGGGTGGATTGGCAGGCCGCGTACGTGGATGACGCCACCACGGTGCGGAATCACAAGGCCGTAGCGCGGGACCAGTTCCTGCGGGCGATCGAGACGAACCTGTTCCTGCTCCAACGGGACAGCGTGAAGGCGGTGCTCTGCCTGCAACCGATGCTCGTGCTTCGGGAACCAGCGCTCCTGGCGGCGGAGGAACGCGCATTCCTGCATCAGGACCCGAACGTGAAGGCGCTCTACCCCGTGGTGCTGGGCGAGTTGAGCGATGTGGCGCACCGCTGGCATGTGCCCCTTGTCGACCTGAACGTGCCCTTCAATGATCCCCAGCACCGAGGTCGGCAGCTCCTGATCGACTATTGCCACCTGAACGGGGCCGGCGGTGAGGTCTGCGCCCAGGCCCTGCTGCCCGTGGTCCAGCTGCTGCTGCGCCCGTCACCCGTGGACAGCCTGGCTACAGCACCTGAAGGATCAGGCACTTGA
- a CDS encoding Rieske (2Fe-2S) protein, which produces MDRIRWARVDDPRLEGLPVDAHLRLTLRGHVLRLVRTRSGLFALEDRCPHQGRSFEGGWCEEGHLVCPWHRFAFDPATGRARRGSTVNVGTYPMEQRSDGLYIGFPYTTIRLFGIDLW; this is translated from the coding sequence GTGGACCGCATCCGATGGGCGCGCGTGGACGATCCACGGCTGGAAGGGCTTCCGGTGGACGCCCACCTCCGCCTCACCCTGCGCGGACATGTCCTTCGGCTGGTCCGAACGCGCTCCGGCCTCTTCGCGCTGGAGGACCGCTGCCCGCATCAGGGACGGAGCTTCGAGGGCGGTTGGTGCGAAGAGGGTCACCTGGTCTGTCCCTGGCACCGGTTCGCTTTCGACCCGGCCACGGGAAGGGCCCGGCGTGGCAGCACAGTGAACGTGGGCACATACCCGATGGAACAGCGCAGCGACGGCCTGTACATCGGCTTCCCGTACACCACCATCCGGCTGTTCGGCATCGACCTTTGGTGA
- a CDS encoding MBL fold metallo-hydrolase encodes MELHVIDTGLFKLDGGAMFGVVPKTLWSKAHPPDEKNLCTWAMRCLLVVDGDRRILIDNGLGDKQDSKFFSHYEPHGDATLDSSLRTAGFHRDDITDVFLTHLHFDHCGGSIRWNSARDGFEPAFRNATYWSNEHHWKWATMPNAREKASFLKENILPIQESGQLRFVDIGRRSAEENLFIPEVFTGFGVLLVNGHTDAMMIPFIEHKGRTLIYMADLLPSVHHIPLPWVMGYDTRPLLTLQEKRDVLELAARKEHVLFFEHDATNQCCTVQETEKGVRIKETFPLSAV; translated from the coding sequence ATGGAACTCCACGTCATCGACACCGGTCTCTTCAAGCTCGACGGGGGCGCCATGTTCGGCGTGGTGCCCAAGACCCTCTGGAGCAAGGCCCACCCTCCCGATGAAAAGAACCTCTGCACCTGGGCCATGCGCTGCCTGCTGGTGGTGGACGGCGACCGCCGCATCCTCATCGACAACGGGCTCGGCGACAAGCAGGACAGCAAGTTCTTCAGCCATTATGAACCGCACGGCGATGCCACGCTGGACAGCTCCCTGAGAACGGCGGGCTTCCACCGGGACGACATCACGGACGTCTTCCTCACCCACCTGCACTTCGACCATTGCGGGGGCAGCATCCGTTGGAACAGCGCGCGCGATGGCTTCGAGCCGGCCTTCAGGAACGCCACGTACTGGAGCAATGAGCACCATTGGAAGTGGGCGACAATGCCCAACGCCCGTGAGAAGGCCAGCTTCCTGAAGGAGAACATCCTGCCCATCCAGGAGAGCGGGCAGTTGCGCTTCGTTGACATCGGACGGCGCAGCGCGGAGGAGAACCTCTTCATCCCGGAGGTCTTCACCGGCTTCGGGGTGCTCCTGGTGAACGGCCATACCGACGCGATGATGATCCCCTTCATCGAGCACAAGGGCCGCACGCTCATCTACATGGCCGACCTGCTGCCCAGTGTGCACCACATCCCCCTGCCCTGGGTGATGGGCTATGATACACGCCCACTCCTGACCCTTCAGGAAAAACGAGATGTGCTGGAGCTCGCGGCCCGGAAAGAGCACGTGCTCTTCTTCGAGCACGACGCGACGAACCAGTGCTGCACGGTGCAGGAGACGGAGAAGGGCGTGCGAATAAAGGAGACCTTCCCCCTGTCCGCTGTGTGA
- a CDS encoding DUF2461 domain-containing protein, producing the protein MAWFGADFNRFFKELAAHNNKEWFDGQRKRYEGSVKEPFATFVGELIHRVGALDKRVRITPQEAIFRINRDVRFSRDKAPYKLACSAIISAAGRKDHGVPGMYLELGPEKVAIYGGSYMPEKEALMAIRERIAAKPARFRALYTDEAFKSRFGTILGERNKVLPPELRKAAEGEPLLYNKQFYWCAELPPSRVTSPDLADVVMAHYTAMRPLNEFLVGKG; encoded by the coding sequence ATGGCATGGTTCGGTGCGGACTTCAACCGCTTCTTCAAGGAGCTTGCGGCCCACAACAACAAGGAGTGGTTCGACGGGCAGCGGAAGCGGTATGAGGGAAGCGTGAAGGAACCGTTCGCGACGTTCGTCGGGGAATTGATCCATCGTGTGGGCGCTCTGGACAAGCGCGTGCGGATCACTCCGCAGGAGGCGATCTTCCGGATCAACCGCGATGTGCGGTTCAGCAGGGACAAGGCCCCGTACAAGCTGGCGTGTTCGGCCATCATTTCCGCCGCCGGCCGGAAGGACCATGGTGTGCCCGGGATGTATCTGGAACTGGGCCCTGAGAAGGTGGCCATCTACGGGGGCAGCTACATGCCTGAGAAGGAGGCACTGATGGCCATCCGTGAACGGATCGCCGCCAAGCCGGCCCGGTTCAGGGCGTTGTACACCGATGAGGCGTTCAAAAGCCGGTTCGGGACGATCCTTGGGGAGCGGAACAAGGTGCTGCCACCGGAGCTGCGGAAGGCGGCGGAAGGTGAGCCGCTGCTCTACAACAAGCAGTTCTACTGGTGCGCGGAACTTCCGCCGTCCAGGGTCACCTCACCCGATCTGGCCGACGTGGTGATGGCGCATTACACGGCCATGCGCCCGCTGAACGAGTTCCTTGTTGGCAAGGGCTGA
- a CDS encoding ComEC/Rec2 family competence protein yields MERASLFWSGWHRAPMLRFAVPFAAGLAIGSLLTLSSEVCIILGALALLLVAVQAFIAFPFRHRWLPYAASMPAMLIAGMCWWVVSTSDMRPPREATGAHLVEVDVVHGASARHVRCDARLLRSWSTDGVHPTNAMAMLTLAKDSLAPRLRPGDVLLVHADLGPPTRTPDPGGFDVRAWLAARGIHDQAFVADDHWRMLDHRWRWTDLFLPAQERVWEWLARSGLRDREKAVVLALLLGIRNELDADQKDAFARSGTMHVLAVSGMHVALIYWVLMVLLKPLGGGVAARWARALIAFLVLWGYAGITSATPSVLRATVMCSLFVVAGLMGRRSATLNTLAGSALLLLVWDPRMLFQLSFQLSFLAVLGIVLCYDPIRRLWSPANILLRYCWSLISVSLAAQLFTTPLSLAVFNAFPVWFLPANIIIVTLVNIGVVGGMLLLVTLQVPVLGPFVADALGGLVWLLGQAGRFFADAPFAYPDVRVTSAQSALIMVIILAIGLDRLGGLRAGRWLALATLPMLAFSIARQVVLSTSQRQLVVFDERAGLVMALREGPTAVVVESAPGLANARQRVERFTRASGAKVVDTLSTIALRATVPVRSAFSAGGAGAWFGAGMGVLLVDADPPPPGGPAFDALVFLADPQQAAEAAFMRLRPGGHVVLAGMLDGLERWRLRKRCAELGLACHDVRRDGAFVHPVGRSD; encoded by the coding sequence ATGGAGCGCGCATCCCTGTTCTGGTCCGGTTGGCACCGTGCGCCCATGCTGCGGTTCGCGGTGCCGTTCGCGGCGGGCCTGGCGATCGGATCACTCCTCACGCTGTCCTCGGAGGTCTGCATCATCCTCGGTGCGCTGGCCCTGCTGCTGGTCGCTGTTCAGGCCTTCATCGCCTTCCCCTTCCGCCACCGGTGGCTGCCCTACGCTGCATCGATGCCGGCCATGCTGATCGCAGGAATGTGCTGGTGGGTCGTGAGCACGTCCGATATGCGTCCGCCTCGGGAAGCCACCGGGGCCCACCTGGTGGAGGTGGATGTGGTGCACGGTGCATCCGCCCGCCATGTGCGGTGCGATGCGAGGCTCCTGCGGTCCTGGTCCACCGATGGGGTGCATCCGACGAACGCGATGGCCATGCTCACGCTCGCCAAGGACTCCCTGGCCCCGCGCCTGCGGCCGGGCGATGTGCTCCTTGTCCACGCTGACCTGGGCCCGCCCACGCGCACGCCCGATCCTGGAGGCTTCGATGTGCGCGCATGGCTCGCCGCCCGGGGCATCCATGACCAGGCCTTCGTGGCCGATGATCACTGGAGGATGCTCGATCATCGCTGGCGATGGACGGACCTCTTCCTGCCTGCACAGGAGCGGGTGTGGGAATGGCTTGCACGGAGCGGGCTTCGCGATCGCGAAAAGGCCGTGGTGCTGGCGCTGTTACTGGGGATCCGGAATGAGCTGGACGCCGATCAGAAGGACGCGTTCGCCAGGAGCGGGACCATGCACGTGCTTGCGGTGAGCGGCATGCATGTGGCGCTCATCTATTGGGTGCTCATGGTCCTGCTCAAGCCGCTGGGTGGAGGGGTCGCGGCACGTTGGGCCCGCGCGCTCATCGCCTTCCTCGTGCTTTGGGGGTATGCAGGCATCACCAGCGCCACCCCTTCGGTGCTCCGGGCCACAGTGATGTGCTCCCTGTTCGTCGTCGCAGGTCTCATGGGGCGGCGCTCCGCCACGCTCAACACCCTCGCCGGTTCGGCCCTGCTCCTTCTCGTCTGGGACCCGCGCATGCTCTTCCAGCTCAGCTTCCAACTTTCCTTTCTGGCCGTCCTCGGCATCGTGCTGTGCTACGACCCCATCCGCCGCCTTTGGTCCCCGGCCAACATCCTTCTCCGGTACTGTTGGTCCCTGATCTCGGTCTCCCTCGCCGCCCAATTGTTCACCACACCCTTGTCCCTGGCGGTGTTCAACGCCTTCCCGGTCTGGTTCCTGCCGGCCAACATCATCATCGTCACCCTGGTCAACATCGGCGTCGTTGGCGGCATGCTGCTCCTGGTCACGCTTCAGGTACCGGTCCTGGGGCCGTTCGTGGCCGACGCCCTCGGCGGATTGGTGTGGCTGCTGGGCCAGGCGGGCCGGTTCTTCGCGGATGCTCCGTTCGCCTATCCCGATGTGCGGGTGACCTCCGCACAGAGCGCGTTGATCATGGTCATCATCCTGGCCATCGGCCTCGATCGCCTGGGAGGCCTTCGGGCGGGACGGTGGCTGGCATTGGCCACGCTCCCAATGCTGGCGTTCAGTATTGCACGTCAGGTGGTGCTGTCCACTTCACAGCGTCAGCTCGTGGTCTTCGATGAACGGGCCGGCCTGGTGATGGCCCTGCGCGAAGGCCCCACGGCCGTGGTGGTGGAGAGCGCTCCGGGTCTGGCGAACGCGCGACAGCGCGTCGAGCGGTTCACCCGCGCCAGTGGAGCAAAGGTGGTGGACACGCTGTCGACCATCGCGCTTCGCGCCACGGTGCCGGTGCGCTCCGCGTTCTCTGCGGGCGGTGCCGGAGCCTGGTTCGGCGCGGGGATGGGTGTTCTGCTCGTGGATGCGGACCCTCCTCCTCCCGGAGGTCCGGCGTTCGACGCGCTGGTCTTCCTCGCGGATCCGCAGCAGGCGGCAGAGGCGGCGTTCATGCGGCTGCGACCCGGTGGACACGTGGTGCTGGCCGGCATGCTGGACGGACTGGAGCGCTGGCGCCTTCGGAAGCGTTGCGCCGAGCTGGGGCTCGCCTGCCATGATGTCCGGCGCGACGGGGCCTTCGTTCATCCGGTCGGTCGTTCGGACTGA
- a CDS encoding AAA family ATPase: MPRRKPRCIIIAGPNGAGKTTFAREFLPKDAGVLHFVNADLIAAGLSPLDPPAAQVAAARIFLEELDRLAAARVDFAFETTLSGRTYLERVQRWRGQGYRVEVVFLKLSSVDLALKRVALRVKQGGHHVPEADVRRRFARGWLNFETVYLSSVDAWAVYDNTGDIPRLIKRSDG; this comes from the coding sequence ATGCCCAGGCGCAAGCCCCGCTGCATCATCATCGCCGGTCCGAACGGTGCCGGGAAGACGACCTTCGCGCGGGAGTTCCTGCCGAAGGACGCCGGGGTGTTGCACTTCGTGAACGCGGACCTCATCGCTGCCGGGCTTTCCCCCTTGGATCCACCCGCTGCACAAGTGGCAGCGGCCCGGATCTTCTTGGAGGAACTGGATCGCCTTGCGGCAGCGCGGGTCGACTTCGCGTTCGAGACCACCCTCAGCGGCCGCACCTATCTGGAGCGGGTGCAGCGATGGCGGGGACAAGGGTATCGGGTCGAAGTGGTGTTCCTGAAACTCAGCAGCGTGGACCTGGCCCTGAAGCGTGTCGCTTTGCGCGTGAAGCAGGGCGGCCACCATGTGCCGGAGGCGGATGTGCGCAGACGCTTCGCGCGTGGTTGGCTTAACTTTGAGACGGTCTACCTATCCTCGGTGGATGCTTGGGCGGTATATGACAACACCGGAGACATCCCTCGGTTGATCAAACGATCCGATGGCTAG
- a CDS encoding YceI family protein, whose amino-acid sequence MKLHLFTAASLVALTLASCGGGSTNESTTAADSTASMEAKEMGYVLDLAASKLTWKGVMIGVKYHQGTMAFTEGKFMVKGGQLMSGTFAVDMRSMVPVDTNYNKDYTKEKLTGHLASADFFAVDSFPEARFEVASVSGNTAIGKLTVRGRTNTETVTDIVIAEENGMANASGKLVFNRQKYGVSWANPMKDMVLSDDIEITVSLVGRAE is encoded by the coding sequence ATGAAACTCCACTTGTTCACCGCCGCCTCTCTGGTGGCTCTCACGCTCGCCTCTTGCGGTGGTGGCAGCACCAATGAAAGCACCACTGCCGCTGACAGCACGGCATCCATGGAGGCCAAGGAGATGGGCTATGTCCTGGACCTCGCTGCCAGCAAGCTCACCTGGAAAGGCGTGATGATCGGCGTCAAGTACCACCAAGGCACCATGGCCTTCACCGAAGGCAAGTTCATGGTCAAGGGCGGCCAGCTGATGTCCGGCACCTTTGCCGTGGACATGCGCAGCATGGTGCCCGTGGACACCAACTATAACAAGGATTACACGAAGGAGAAGCTGACCGGACACCTGGCCAGTGCCGACTTCTTCGCCGTGGACAGCTTTCCTGAGGCCCGCTTCGAAGTGGCTTCCGTGAGCGGAAATACCGCCATCGGAAAGCTCACCGTCCGCGGACGCACGAACACCGAGACCGTGACGGACATCGTGATCGCCGAGGAGAACGGAATGGCGAACGCGAGCGGCAAGCTTGTCTTCAACCGTCAGAAGTATGGCGTGTCCTGGGCGAACCCCATGAAGGACATGGTGCTGAGCGATGACATCGAGATCACCGTTTCGCTCGTGGGCAGGGCTGAGTAA
- a CDS encoding class I SAM-dependent rRNA methyltransferase: MRARTIIRDPRDRVRNGHPWIFDNQVLRVEGQPAPGAVVQVFDDRRRPIGQGYYNPASKIQVRILTPDLDEPIDDDFFLRRVREAWSFRQRMVDTGSCRVVFGESDGLPACVADKFGDAIVLQTLSLGMDRWKHSLVDALREVTGVTRFYERNDASVREKEGLPRTTGFLGDPFPTRSTIEENGLRVHVDLAEGQKTGHFLDQRLNHAAIEPVVAGAEVLDCFTHTGGFALHAARYGAKQVEGLDISPTAIRAAEVNAEMNGLTARCAFREANVFDFLAEAGRTGRMWDVIVLDPPAFAKSRATIAGATRGYKEVNLRAMKSLRRGGFLVTCSCSQHMTPDLFRAMIADAAKDARRQLREVYYGTQPPDHPVHWSIPESLYLKCLILQVL, translated from the coding sequence ATGCGTGCCCGCACCATCATCCGTGATCCGCGCGACCGGGTCCGCAACGGTCATCCATGGATCTTTGACAATCAGGTGCTGCGCGTCGAGGGCCAGCCCGCTCCGGGTGCCGTCGTGCAGGTGTTCGATGACCGCAGACGCCCGATCGGCCAGGGATATTACAACCCGGCCAGCAAGATCCAGGTCCGCATCCTCACGCCCGATCTCGATGAACCCATCGACGACGATTTCTTCCTGCGGCGTGTGAGGGAGGCGTGGTCCTTCCGGCAGCGCATGGTGGATACCGGGTCATGCCGGGTGGTCTTCGGCGAATCGGACGGCCTGCCGGCCTGTGTGGCCGATAAGTTCGGTGACGCCATCGTGCTTCAAACCCTGAGCCTGGGCATGGATCGATGGAAGCACAGCCTGGTGGACGCGCTGCGCGAGGTGACCGGCGTGACCCGTTTCTACGAGCGGAACGATGCGTCGGTCAGGGAGAAGGAAGGACTGCCCCGGACAACGGGATTCCTGGGCGATCCGTTCCCGACCCGGTCCACCATCGAGGAGAACGGACTGCGCGTTCATGTGGACCTGGCGGAGGGTCAGAAGACCGGGCATTTCCTCGATCAGCGACTGAACCACGCGGCCATTGAGCCGGTCGTTGCCGGTGCTGAGGTCCTCGATTGCTTCACGCATACCGGAGGGTTCGCCTTGCATGCGGCACGGTACGGGGCGAAGCAGGTGGAGGGGCTCGACATCAGCCCCACGGCCATTCGTGCAGCCGAGGTCAACGCCGAGATGAACGGACTGACCGCGCGATGCGCCTTCAGGGAGGCCAACGTCTTCGACTTCCTGGCTGAAGCGGGCCGCACGGGGCGCATGTGGGACGTGATCGTGCTCGATCCCCCTGCCTTTGCCAAGAGCAGGGCCACCATCGCCGGTGCGACCAGGGGATACAAGGAGGTCAACCTCCGGGCGATGAAGTCCCTGCGGCGGGGAGGCTTCCTGGTCACCTGCAGTTGCAGCCAGCACATGACCCCGGACCTGTTCAGGGCCATGATCGCGGATGCGGCGAAGGATGCGCGGCGCCAGTTGCGTGAGGTCTACTACGGGACGCAGCCACCGGACCATCCGGTGCACTGGAGCATCCCCGAAAGCCTCTACCTCAAGTGCCTGATCCTTCAGGTGCTGTAG
- a CDS encoding peptidoglycan synthetase: MRTVHFIAIGGSAMHNLAIALHQKGYEVTGSDDEIFEPSRSRLDRLGLLPDKLGWDPLRIHSGIDAVILGMHARADNPELVRAQELGIPVFSYPSYFHEQTRDKTRVVIGGSHGKTTITSMIIHVLRQAGVEFDYLVGAQLEGFDCMVRLSPISQVAIIEGDEYLASALEPVPKFHLYRPDIALISGIAWDHINVFKTFESYVDQFRTFIREIEPGGKLVYCAEDVEVKRVAEEPEVSATRIPYGVPAHRIEDGTTVLLTAQGEMPLQVFGRHNLMNLEGARHVCHQLGIGDTVFFNAIRSFHGAAKRLEKLAEQGRKVVYKDFAHSPSKLKATVEAVREQFPGRRLVACMELHTYSSLSEGFLDQYAGAMDQADAAIVFYDPHAVQLKRLPSIPPERIQRGFARPDLQVLTDPIQLMGAVRAAQADPGVLLMMSSGNFGGLDLQALSEAFIA; this comes from the coding sequence ATGCGCACGGTCCATTTCATCGCCATCGGCGGAAGCGCCATGCACAACCTGGCCATCGCCCTGCACCAGAAGGGCTACGAGGTCACCGGCAGCGACGACGAGATCTTCGAGCCCAGCCGCAGTCGCCTCGACCGCCTGGGCCTGCTGCCCGACAAGCTCGGCTGGGACCCGCTCCGCATCCACAGCGGCATCGACGCGGTGATCCTGGGCATGCACGCCCGCGCCGACAACCCCGAGCTGGTGCGCGCACAGGAGCTCGGCATCCCCGTGTTCAGCTACCCCTCGTACTTCCATGAGCAGACCAGGGACAAGACGCGCGTGGTGATCGGCGGAAGCCACGGAAAGACCACCATCACCAGCATGATCATCCACGTGCTGCGGCAGGCGGGCGTGGAGTTCGACTACCTCGTGGGCGCGCAGCTCGAAGGCTTCGACTGCATGGTGCGGCTGAGCCCCATCAGCCAGGTGGCCATCATCGAGGGCGACGAGTACCTCGCCTCGGCCCTGGAGCCCGTGCCCAAGTTCCACCTGTACCGGCCGGACATCGCGCTGATCAGCGGCATCGCGTGGGATCACATCAACGTGTTCAAGACCTTCGAGAGCTACGTGGACCAGTTCCGCACCTTCATCCGCGAGATCGAGCCGGGCGGCAAGCTCGTGTACTGCGCGGAGGATGTGGAGGTGAAGCGGGTGGCGGAGGAGCCGGAGGTGTCGGCCACGCGCATCCCCTACGGCGTGCCCGCACACCGCATCGAGGACGGCACCACGGTTCTGCTCACAGCTCAGGGCGAGATGCCGCTGCAGGTCTTCGGCCGGCACAACCTCATGAACCTGGAGGGCGCACGGCACGTGTGCCACCAGCTCGGCATCGGCGACACCGTGTTCTTCAACGCCATCCGCAGCTTCCACGGTGCGGCCAAGCGGCTGGAAAAGCTGGCCGAGCAGGGGAGGAAAGTGGTGTACAAGGATTTCGCCCACAGCCCCAGCAAGCTGAAGGCCACGGTGGAGGCCGTGCGCGAGCAGTTCCCCGGGCGCAGGCTCGTGGCCTGCATGGAGCTGCACACTTACAGCAGCCTCAGCGAGGGCTTTCTCGATCAGTACGCGGGCGCCATGGACCAGGCCGATGCGGCCATCGTGTTCTACGATCCGCACGCGGTACAGCTCAAGCGCCTGCCATCGATCCCGCCCGAGCGCATCCAGCGCGGTTTCGCGCGCCCCGACCTGCAGGTGCTCACCGACCCGATCCAGCTGATGGGCGCGGTGCGCGCGGCGCAGGCCGATCCCGGCGTGCTCCTGATGATGAGCAGCGGCAACTTCGGGGGGCTCGACCTTCAGGCCTTGAGCGAGGCGTTCATCGCCTGA